The following proteins are encoded in a genomic region of Necator americanus strain Aroian chromosome II, whole genome shotgun sequence:
- a CDS encoding hypothetical protein (NECATOR_CHRII.G4863.T2) produces the protein MTISVTVTDVDCKLPGKFEIDAKTPAKPAKTKKISTTFALINLIKGMVGPGCFNLPMAFKQAGLWTAFGIDFLFGIVSIICMVKLVVSAQYLCKRNGCGTLDYGQLAQEAFATSWKPLARFKYAARWFVNCCLIFLQLGICSVFYIFVVEHAKEELVSAHHIPTKNLPAITTFDGVVVSAGSILYALEGQAMVLPLENKMKHPGDMKGFNGVLSTGVALVTLMYAGCGFFGYITYGDAVKGSITLNLSDSPINISVKAMLLSVVYSGFLIQQYPLVQMLWPLAKQPLRRNEVKRSYIIGLECLFRSSIVFIALGLSWLVPNLEQIMSLVGVTSGMMLALVLPSLIETVVFFSECRKNHPNWKFCILIGLNFFYITLGLFFVVTGLQANILDLMHGDSS, from the exons ATGACAATCTCTGTGACCGTCACTGATGTGGACTGTAAATTACCGGGGAAATTCGAAATTGATGCGAAGACACCGGCAAAACCAGCAAAGACCAAGAAGATATC AACAACCTTTGCACTTATTAATCTAATAAAAGGAATGGTTGGCCCTGGATGTTTTAATCTTCCGATGGCCTTCAAACAAGCGGGTCTTTGG ACTGCCTTCGGTATTGATTTTCTGTTCGGCATCGTCTCCATTATTTGTATGGTGAAACTCGTCGTAAGTGCACAGTACTTGTGCAAAAG GAATGGATGCGGAACCTTGGATTACGGACAGCTGGCGCAGGAAGCATTTGCCACCAGCTGGAAACCACTTGCAAGGTTTAAATATGCGGCGAG ATGGTTCGTTAATTGCTGTCTAATCTTTCTTCAACTCGGCATCTGCAgtgttttttatattttcgtcGTCGAACATGCTAAAGAg GAATTAGTAAGCGCTCATCATATTCCCACTAAGAATTTGCCAGCAATCACCACCTTTGACGGGGTGGTCGTCTCAGCTGGATCAATACTCTACGCTCTCGAAGGTCAGGCAATG GTGCTACCgttggaaaataaaatgaagcatCCGGGAGATATGAAAGGCTTCAATGGCGTGCTATCCACAGGTGTCGCGTTGGTGACTTTGATGTATGCCGGTTGCGGCTTTTTTGGATATATCACCTATGGGGATGCAGTGAAAGGAAGCATAACGTTGAATTTGTCGGATTCACC GATAAATATATCAGTAAAAGCCATGCTCCTCTCTGTGGTCTACTCTGGTTTTCTTATCCAGCAATATCCGCTAGTGCAGATGCTTTGGCCACTTGCCAAACAACCGCTACGTCGCAATGAAGTGAAAAGATCGTATATCATTGGGTTAGAGTGTCTCTTCCGCTCCTCTATAGTATTTATTGCTT TGGGCCTCTCCTGGTTGGTCCCAAATCTCGAACAAATCATGTCACTTGTTGGGGTTACCTCTGGAATGATGTTGGCTTTAGTGCTGCCATCCTTAATTGAAACTGTCGTCTTCTTCAGCGAATGCCGGAAGAATCATCcaaattggaaattttgtaTACTTATTggcttgaattttttctatatcACATtaggtttgttttttgttgtcacAGGCCTCCAAGCGAACATCTTAGATTTGATGCATGGAGACTCAAGTTAG
- a CDS encoding hypothetical protein (NECATOR_CHRII.G4862.T2) codes for MDCRVDTALSLLMLNRTHTWLGHTATVEGKWNSYSNIYRRAHWFDKGTDAGDIPKLNVHPKKVMRCIWWSVHGIEYWDMLAQGFTVTADVYIEQLKNLKTNLENARPHQREVYFQHDNVRPHIARTTKAKLTNFGWTILPHSPYSPDLAPSDYYLFSYLQRHLDGQDFQTRDDIESYSSSSSRISLQRSGAKSDLTLRKIIDAIGAYFK; via the coding sequence ATGGACTGCCGCGTTGATACCGCACTTTCTCTCCTCATGCTCAACCGCACCCACACTTGGCTTGGGCACACAGCCACCGTGGAAGGGAAGTGGAATTCTTATTCTAACATTTACCGGCGTGCCCATTGGTTTGACAAAGGTACGGATGCAGGAGACATCCCCAAACTCAACGTACACCCCAAAAAGGTTATGCGTTGCATCTGGTGGAGCGTACACGGCATCGAATACTGGGATATGCTCGCTCAGGGATTTACAGTGACCGCAGATGTCTACATTGAGCagttgaagaatttgaagacaaatctcgaaaatgcacGCCCGCACCAGCGCGAAGTGTACTTCCAGCACGACAACGTTCGGCCGCACATTGCAAGAACAACCAAAGCCAAACTGACGAACTTCGGTTGGACCATTTTACCACACTCACCGTATTCCCCAGACCTGGCTCCCTCGGATTACTatcttttttcctatctccaACGTCATCTGGATGGTCAAGACTTCCAAACTCGCGACGACATCGAAAGCTActcgagcagttcttcaagGATCAGTCTTCAGCGTTCTGGAGCAAAATCTGATTTAACGTTGCGGAAGATCATCGATGCCATTGGGGCTTATTTCAAATGA
- a CDS encoding hypothetical protein (NECATOR_CHRII.G4864.T1), with protein sequence MHIFRQIWLSSRQMMLLLTTVIPLVVFYKISNKTEREYVETPWIPLNIETTNVLTNHMFGDEAYRDTLLRPTKYLVVPSPDCRNARFLVLVYTITSDFETRDRWRRFYGGRRMRHKFAYCVIFPIGSLRDFNETTRLVEEINLFDDILQGDYLDSYRNLTMKTLSALRFAAVAYPKVDSILKIDDDVAWNVPLVTNYIKSRVLPNSISCYKSPSSSPVRKNRSKWYVTYDEYPGESYPEYCFGVAYVLHRTAVLPMLSVLPQMKYFWIDDVFVTGFMARAATVSLIEINQYTELKPIRRDISQKIFYNDMMFYGTSKENIGRQFINRTEYVLLFN encoded by the exons ATGCATATTTTCCGTCAAATATGGTTGTCAAGCCGACAAATGATGCTCCTATTAACAACAGTTATACCTCTAGTggtattttataaaatatcgAACAAAACCGAGAGAGAATACGTag AGACTCCTTGGATCCCTTTGAATATCGAAACAACAAATGTGCTCACTAATCACATGTTTGGGGATGAAGCGTACAGAGATACG CTCTTACGCCCTACCAAATATCTTGTTGTTCCATCGCCAGATTGCCGAAATGCGCGATTTTTGGTGTTAGTTTACACGATAACCAGCGATTTTGAGACGAGAGATAGGTGGCGAAGATTTTATGGTGGTCGACGAATGAGACACAAA TTCGCGTATTGTGTCATTTTTCCTATAGGTAGTCTGAGAGATTTCAATGAAACGACGCGACTAGTGGaggaaattaatttatttgacGATATCCTTCAAGGAGACTATCTGGATTCGTATAGGAACCTTACAATGAAG ACATTATCAGCGCTACGTTTTGCAGCCGTTGCCTATCCTAAGGTGGATTCAATCCTGAAAATTGATGACGATGTTGCATGGAATGTTCCTCTTGTGACCAACTATATTAAGAGCCGAGTGTTGCCGAATTCAATTTCGTGTTACAA GTCCCCGTCCTCTTCACCAGTTCGCAAAAATAGAAGCAAATG GTACGTTACATACGATGAATATCCAGGTGAGAGTTATCCAGAATACTGTTTCGGTGTTGCTTATGTGCTACATAGGACTGCGGTGCTGCCGATGCTCAGCGTTCTGCcacaaatgaaatatttttgg ATAGATGACGTATTCGTCACGGGTTTTATGGCGCGAGCAGCAACTGTCTCACTTATCGAAATAAATCAGTACACTGAACTAAAGCCAATCCGCAGAGACATTTCTCAAAAGATATTTTATAATGATATGATGTTCTATGGTACCAGCAAAGAGAACATCGGACGTCAATTCATCAATCGTACCGAGTATGTGCTGCTGTTCAATTGA
- a CDS encoding hypothetical protein (NECATOR_CHRII.G4862.T1), with amino-acid sequence MRCIWWSVHGIEYWDMLAQGFTVTADVYIEQLKNLKTNLENARPHQREVYFQHDNVRPHIARTTKAKLTNFGWTILPHSPYSPDLAPSDYYLFSYLQRHLDGQDFQTRDDIESYSSSSSRISLQRSGAKSDLTLRKIIDAIGAYFK; translated from the coding sequence ATGCGTTGCATCTGGTGGAGCGTACACGGCATCGAATACTGGGATATGCTCGCTCAGGGATTTACAGTGACCGCAGATGTCTACATTGAGCagttgaagaatttgaagacaaatctcgaaaatgcacGCCCGCACCAGCGCGAAGTGTACTTCCAGCACGACAACGTTCGGCCGCACATTGCAAGAACAACCAAAGCCAAACTGACGAACTTCGGTTGGACCATTTTACCACACTCACCGTATTCCCCAGACCTGGCTCCCTCGGATTACTatcttttttcctatctccaACGTCATCTGGATGGTCAAGACTTCCAAACTCGCGACGACATCGAAAGCTActcgagcagttcttcaagGATCAGTCTTCAGCGTTCTGGAGCAAAATCTGATTTAACGTTGCGGAAGATCATCGATGCCATTGGGGCTTATTTCAAATGA
- a CDS encoding hypothetical protein (NECATOR_CHRII.G4865.T2) translates to MLQREEMAKKYDHVLQIAGVPMQQRSYIRAEFMGSLPPHATWNKTDRVDIENKLLSSTNLLGIFLQLYYHDFVIFGYDFPTPKYTQ, encoded by the exons ATGTTGCAAAGAGAAGAGATGGCCAAGAAATACGACCATGTGTTGCAAATTGCTGGTGTTCCGATGCAACAAAGATCATACATCCGCGCGGAGTTTATGG GAAGCCTCCCACCTCATGCGACGTGGAATAAAACAGATCGAGTCGACATCGAGAATAAATTGCTTTCAAGCACAAATCTTCTTGGGATCTTCTTACAACTATACTATCATGACTTTGTTATTTTCGGTTATGATTTCCCAACGCCGAAATATACGCAATGA
- a CDS encoding hypothetical protein (NECATOR_CHRII.G4865.T1), translated as MRFVTLDSQMQICLMRRRLLPPFAPFKGRYVIAPKYKLGNCLIEKVMSTFHNSLFCYLNKPWLYGEGKKSLNDGIWDDRHPENEYSYEDKTRIFHFAPMTWYCPSIASFNFVSVIRYDMLQREEMAKKYDHVLQIAGVPMQQRSYIRAEFMGSLPPHATWNKTDRVDIENKLLSSTNLLGIFLQLYYHDFVIFGYDFPTPKYTQ; from the exons ATGCGTTTCGTGACTTTAGACTCGCAGATGCAAATTTGTCTTATGAGAAGAAGGTTGCTACCCCCATTTGCACCGTTCAAGGGGCGCTATGTG ATTGCGCCAAAGTACAAGTTAGGAAATTGCTTAATCGAGAAGGTTATGAGCACGTTTCACAATTCATTATTCTGTTATTTAAATAAACCGTGGCTATATGGAGAAGGCAAAAAGAGCCTTAATGATGGAATATGGGATGACAG GCATCCAGAAAATGAGTATTCGTACGAGGATAAGACTCGAATATTCCATTTTGCTCCTATGACATG GTACTGCCCTTCAATTGCATCTTTTAACTTTGTTAGCGTGATTCGTTACGATATGTTGCAAAGAGAAGAGATGGCCAAGAAATACGACCATGTGTTGCAAATTGCTGGTGTTCCGATGCAACAAAGATCATACATCCGCGCGGAGTTTATGG GAAGCCTCCCACCTCATGCGACGTGGAATAAAACAGATCGAGTCGACATCGAGAATAAATTGCTTTCAAGCACAAATCTTCTTGGGATCTTCTTACAACTATACTATCATGACTTTGTTATTTTCGGTTATGATTTCCCAACGCCGAAATATACGCAATGA
- a CDS encoding hypothetical protein (NECATOR_CHRII.G4863.T1) produces MTISVTVTDVDCKLPGKFEIDAKTPAKPAKTKKISTTFALINLIKGMVGPGCFNLPMAFKQAGLWTAFGIDFLFGIVSIICMVKLVVSAQYLCKRNGCGTLDYGQLAQEAFATSWKPLARFKYAARWFVNCCLIFLQLGICSVFYIFVVEHAKEIVDLIWPENDLTCDNYFLFALPAFLLISLVRSIHILSYIALLGNILMTACLSIILYELVSAHHIPTKNLPAITTFDGVVVSAGSILYALEGQAMVLPLENKMKHPGDMKGFNGVLSTGVALVTLMYAGCGFFGYITYGDAVKGSITLNLSDSPINISVKAMLLSVVYSGFLIQQYPLVQMLWPLAKQPLRRNEVKRSYIIGLECLFRSSIVFIALGLSWLVPNLEQIMSLVGVTSGMMLALVLPSLIETVVFFSECRKNHPNWKFCILIGLNFFYITLGLFFVVTGLQANILDLMHGDSS; encoded by the exons ATGACAATCTCTGTGACCGTCACTGATGTGGACTGTAAATTACCGGGGAAATTCGAAATTGATGCGAAGACACCGGCAAAACCAGCAAAGACCAAGAAGATATC AACAACCTTTGCACTTATTAATCTAATAAAAGGAATGGTTGGCCCTGGATGTTTTAATCTTCCGATGGCCTTCAAACAAGCGGGTCTTTGG ACTGCCTTCGGTATTGATTTTCTGTTCGGCATCGTCTCCATTATTTGTATGGTGAAACTCGTCGTAAGTGCACAGTACTTGTGCAAAAG GAATGGATGCGGAACCTTGGATTACGGACAGCTGGCGCAGGAAGCATTTGCCACCAGCTGGAAACCACTTGCAAGGTTTAAATATGCGGCGAG ATGGTTCGTTAATTGCTGTCTAATCTTTCTTCAACTCGGCATCTGCAgtgttttttatattttcgtcGTCGAACATGCTAAAGAg ATCGTTGATCTTATTTGGCCTGAAAATGATCTCACATGTGACAACTACTTCCTATTTGCACTGCCAGCATTTCTATTAATATCGTTGGTCCGAAGTATACATATATTATCGTATATTGCTCTACTCGGAAATATTCTTATGACAGCATGCTTATCTATCATTCTATAC GAATTAGTAAGCGCTCATCATATTCCCACTAAGAATTTGCCAGCAATCACCACCTTTGACGGGGTGGTCGTCTCAGCTGGATCAATACTCTACGCTCTCGAAGGTCAGGCAATG GTGCTACCgttggaaaataaaatgaagcatCCGGGAGATATGAAAGGCTTCAATGGCGTGCTATCCACAGGTGTCGCGTTGGTGACTTTGATGTATGCCGGTTGCGGCTTTTTTGGATATATCACCTATGGGGATGCAGTGAAAGGAAGCATAACGTTGAATTTGTCGGATTCACC GATAAATATATCAGTAAAAGCCATGCTCCTCTCTGTGGTCTACTCTGGTTTTCTTATCCAGCAATATCCGCTAGTGCAGATGCTTTGGCCACTTGCCAAACAACCGCTACGTCGCAATGAAGTGAAAAGATCGTATATCATTGGGTTAGAGTGTCTCTTCCGCTCCTCTATAGTATTTATTGCTT TGGGCCTCTCCTGGTTGGTCCCAAATCTCGAACAAATCATGTCACTTGTTGGGGTTACCTCTGGAATGATGTTGGCTTTAGTGCTGCCATCCTTAATTGAAACTGTCGTCTTCTTCAGCGAATGCCGGAAGAATCATCcaaattggaaattttgtaTACTTATTggcttgaattttttctatatcACATtaggtttgttttttgttgtcacAGGCCTCCAAGCGAACATCTTAGATTTGATGCATGGAGACTCAAGTTAG
- a CDS encoding hypothetical protein (NECATOR_CHRII.G4861.T2), with protein MPSKLIPQSKKGYDEWLADRGYCPSLTSLKFARMFRYDILQREEMVKKYDQLFKTAGVSMLQRSYIRSEFMNRVFYAPQPQIGASESNKANLWYVPGVAAQETEFTMEVGAAAMRTKLEPDKLLTTL; from the exons ATGCCGTCAAAGCTCATACCGCAGTCTAAGAAAGGATATGACGAATGGCTTGCTGATCGTGG GTACTGTCCTTCACTTACTTCTTTGAAGTTTGCACGTATGTTTCGTTACGATATTTTGCAAAGGGAAGAAATGGTGAAGAAATACGACCAGTTGTTTAAAACTGCTGGTGTTTCGATGCTGCAAAGATCATACATCAGATCAGAATTTATGA ATCGTGTTTTCTATGCTCCACAGCCTCAGATTGGTGCGTCAGAAAGTAATAAGGCAAATTTATGGTACGTGCCTGGTGTGGCGGCACAAGAAACTGAATTCACAATGGAAGTTGGTGCAGCAGCAATGCGCACTAAGCTTGAACCTGACAAACTCCTCACAACACTTTGA